A window of the Sphaerobacter thermophilus DSM 20745 genome harbors these coding sequences:
- a CDS encoding dTDP-4-dehydrorhamnose 3,5-epimerase family protein, translated as MIHGVEVKRLITHVDERGALTELIRRDDPFFEQFGQCYVSVSYPGVIRGWHYHKKQTDYFTCVKGMIKVPLYDIREDSPTYGELNEFFIGDDNRIVVKIPAGVLHGFKNIGHEPCYLLNFPTEPYNPDDPDEYRIPWNSPDIPYNWDIQFK; from the coding sequence GTGATCCACGGCGTCGAGGTCAAGCGGCTCATCACGCATGTAGACGAGCGCGGGGCGTTGACCGAGTTGATCCGCCGCGACGACCCGTTCTTCGAGCAGTTCGGCCAGTGCTATGTCTCGGTGAGCTACCCGGGCGTGATCCGCGGTTGGCACTACCACAAGAAGCAGACCGACTACTTCACCTGCGTCAAGGGGATGATCAAGGTCCCGCTCTACGACATCCGTGAGGACTCGCCCACCTACGGCGAGTTGAACGAGTTCTTCATCGGCGACGACAACCGCATCGTCGTGAAGATCCCGGCCGGGGTGCTCCACGGCTTCAAGAACATCGGCCACGAGCCGTGCTACCTGCTCAACTTCCCGACCGAGCCGTACAACCCGGACGACCCGGACGAATACCGGATTCCCTGGAACTCGCCCGACATCCCGTACAACTGGGATATCCAGTTCAAGTAG